Within Paeniglutamicibacter psychrophenolicus, the genomic segment GACATCGCCCGCGTGGTGAACTTGTACGAATCGCTGCTGTACCGGGACGAGGATTTCGCGCTCAAGCCCCTGCTGGCCCTCAGCGCCGTCCCGGATGCCACGGCCAGGGTGTGGACCGTGAAGTTGCGGCCCGGGGTGAAGTTCCACGACGGCCGGCCCGTCACCGCCACCGACGTGGCCGCCACCTTTGCCCGGGTCACCAATCCGGACGATCCCAAGAGCGGGGCCGCTGCCCTCTCGATCCTCGACAAGGTCAAGGTCATCGACGACCTGACCGTCGAGTTCAGGCTCAACACGCCCAGCGCCACGTTCGATGATTCGCTGGGGCAGTACGCGCTGGGCATCGTCCCGGCGGATTTCGATGTGGCCCACCCCGTCGGCACCGGCCCGTTCAAGGCCTCCAGCTTCGACCCCGGGCTCCGCTCGGTGTTCGTGCGCAACGACGGCTACTGGCGCGATCAGCAACCGTACCTGGATGAACTGGTCATCCTGAATTTCTCGGACGACGACGCCATGCTCAATGCCCTGCTGTCCAGCCAGGTCGATGCGATCGGCCAGATCCCGCTGGCCCTGCTGGAAGTCATCGCCGCCGACCCCAGAATCAGCATCCTGAATTCCGAGACCGGGGCCTGGCTTCCGTTCACGATGCGCATCGACAAGGCGCCCTTCGACGACGTCCGGGTGCGCCAGGCTTTCCGCTTGGTGGTGGACCGGCAACAAATGATCGAACAGGTGTTGAGCGGCAACGGAGCCTTGGGCAACGACCTCTACGCACCATTCGATCCGGGCTATGCCGGCAGCCTGCCCCAACGCACCCAGGACATCGGCAGGGCCAAGGAACTGCTTGCCGAGGCCGGCTACCCCGACGGACTGGACATCGAATTGGTGACGGCACCCATCCAGGCCGGTGCCGTGGAAGCGGCCCAGGTGTTCGCCCAGCAAGCCAAGGCGGCAGGGATCCGGGTCAAGATCCGCAGGGTGGACACCACCACCTTCTTCGGCGACGACTACCTCTCATGGACCTTCGCCCAGGACTTCTGGTACACCCGCAACTTCCTGCCCCAGGTCAACAACAGTTCGCTGCCCACCAGTCCGTTCAACGAAACGCATTGGGACGACCCGGAATTCCTGAAGCTTGTCGAGGCCGCCGCCACCGAGGTCGATGAAACCAAGCGCAACGCACTGATCACCAAGGCACAGGAGATCGAATACGAGCGCGGCGGATACATCATCTGGGGCCACCCCAACCAGGCGGACGCCTACCAAAAGTACGTGGCTGGGTTGATTCCGAACAAGACCGGCCTGGCACTGTCCGGATTCGAATTCCGCCGCGCATGGATCGGAGTTACCAAGTGATCACCCGAATGATAGCCAAACGGCTGCTGGTCAGCCTGATCATCCTCTTCATCGTTTCAGTGCTGGTGTTTGTGGCAACGCTGCTGCTGCCCGGCGACCCGGCCCAGGCCATCCTGGGCCAGCAGGCCACCCCCGAACGGCTGGCCGCACTGCGCGAGCAGATGAACCTCAACGACCCGGTCTTCGTCAGGTACTTCACCTGGCTCGGCGGCCTGTTCACCGGAAACCTCGGATATTCGGCAGCCACCGGCGGTCCCGTCACCGCACTGCTGGCCGACCGCATCCAATCCTCGCTGGTGCTGATGGGCCTGGCCGCACTAATTTCCATTCCGGTCGGCATCATCGTTGGCACCTTCTCCGCCCTGAAGCGTGGGCGCGCCTTTGACAACGCCACCACCGGCGTTTCACTGGTGCTGGCTTCACTGCCCGAATTCGTGATCGGCATCGGGCTGGTTGCGTTGTTCTCGACCTCCGTGTTCAAGATCCTTCCCTCGGTGACCATGGCACCGCCCGGCGAGGCGGTGTGGAACTATCCGGTGCAGCTGGTGCTGCCCACCATCACCCTCGCCCTGGTGGTGACCCCGTACATTGTCCGGATGATGCGCGCCACCATGCTTGAGGTCCTCGATTCCGGGTTCGTGGAGATGGCACGCCTCAAGGGTGTGCCCGAGCGCCAGGTGGTGCTGCGGCACGCGGTGCCGCACGCATTGGCCCCGGTCGCGCAGGTCATCGCGATCCAGCTGGCCTGGATGGCCGGCGGCGTGGTCGTGATCGAATTCCTCTTCAGGTACCCCGGCATCGGCCAGGCCCTGGTGGATGCGGTCGCCAACCGCGACGTGCAGGTGGTGCAGGCGCTGTCCATCCTGATTGCCGCGGCCTACATCGTGGTCAACCTGCTGGCCGATTTGGTGGGAATCTTCACGAATCCGAAACTACGCACGGAGAAAGCCGCATGAGCACCGTCGATAATGCAGTTGAACAGGGCGTTGCCGTCTCCCGCCCGCCGCGGCTCCTGGCGCGGATGATGCGCCAGCGGCAAGCCAAGGTCGGCATGGTCCTGACCCTGGCCGTGCTGCTGGTCGCCCTGGCCGGGCCGCTGCTGCTGCCCTGGCTGACCGGGCACACCAGCACCGAGTTCACGGGGCGCCCGTTCACGGACACGGGAATGTTCGGAACCGACAACCTGGGGCGGGATGTGCTCTCGCGCTTCCTGGACGGCGGGTTGCGACTGATCATCTATGCGGCGCTTGCCACCGCGCTGGGCATGGTCGTCGGGGTTGCCGTGGGCATGACCGCTGCCTATTCCCGCGGCCGGGTCGATGCACTGATCATGCGCGGCAACGACGTGCTGCTGGCCCTGCCGCAGCTGGTCTTCGCACTGCTGGCCATCACCGTCCTCGGCCCGCAGGGCTGGGTGCTCGTGGTGGTCATCGGGATCACCCACGCCCCGCGCATTGCCCGGGTCACCCGTTCGGCCACCGCGTCGGTGATCACCGAGGACTACATCCGTGCCAGTGAAATGTACGCGGCTCCGAAGTGGAAGATCCTGCTCACCGAGGTCCTGCCCAATATCACCGGTCCGCTGATGGTCGAACTCGGGTTGCGCATGACCTACTCGATCGGCTTTGTGGCTGCGCTGTCCTTCCTTGGACTGGGCATGCAACCGCCCACCGCGGACTGGGGGCTGATGATCAACGAAAGCCGGATCGCGCTTGTGGTCCAGCCCTGGGGCGTGCTCCTGCCCGTTGCGGCCATCGCCGTGCTGACCGTGGGAACCAACCTCCTGACCGACTCGCTCGCGCGGGCCTCGGCCAACATGAATGCGGGGAACTGAGCATGAGCACCAACACCATTGAAGCCGAGGTCACCACCAGTGCACTGTGCGCCACCGACCTGCGGGTGGAAACCGAAGCCGGGGTGGAAATCCTGCACGGGATCAGCTTCACCCTGCAGCCCGGGCGCATCCTGGCCCTGGTCGGCGAATCCGGCTCGGGCAAGACCACCGCGGGACTCGCCTGCATGGGGCATTTCCGGCAGGGGCTGGCCAAGGGCACCGGGACGGTGTCCCTGGGGGACGGGGAAACGGGAAACATCCTGGATTTGCCGGATCACCAATTGCGGCGCTTGCGCGGCAAAACCATCTCCTACGTGCCCCAGGACCCGGCGCTGTCGCTGAACCCGTCCATGCGCATCGGCGAGCAGATTGCCGAGACCCTGCGCGTGCACCAAATCGGTGCCACCGATTCCGAACGCCGGCTGCGGGTTGCCGAGGTCCTGGCCGAGGTTGGACTGTCCAACGACCGCGCCTACCAGCGTCGCTATCCCCACCAGCTTTCGGGCGGTCAGCAGCAGCGCGTGGGCATTGCCATGGCCTTCGCCTGCCGCCCGTCGGTGATTGTGCTCGACGAGCCGACCACCGGCCTGGACGTCACCACCCAGGCCGTGGTGCTGCAAACAATCGACGAATTGGCCGAACGGCACCAGGTTGCGGGGCTCTACATCACCCACGATTTGGCCGTGGTGGCGCAGATCGCCGACGAGGTCGCCGTCATGCTCGAGGGCGACATCGTGGAGCACGGGGACACCGACCAGGTGCTCTATTCTCCGCGGCACCGTTACACCCGCAGGCTTCTTGCCGCGGTTCCCGACCTGGCCGGCAAACGCCGGGTGGGCCAGGTGGAGGCAATCACCGGCGAACAGCCGCTGGTCGTCCCCGGCCCGCACGGTGTCCCGGACACCACCGGCGCCATATCCCAGGTTGATGACGCCAAGCTGTTGACCGGCACCGGGCCCCGGGAAACCCCTGCTGCGGCTGATCCGCAGCCACTGATGCGCGTGCGCGACCTGTCCCTCTCATACGGGGAACACAAGGTCCTGGACGGGATCGGCTTCCAGCTGCTCGAAGGCGAGTCAATGATGCTGCTGGGCGAGTCGGGGTCGGGCAAGACCACGCTCTCTCGCTGCGTGGCGGGACTCAATGACGAATACACCGGCTCGATCGAGCTGTTCGGCGAGGAACTGGCCACCGGCACGAGGGCACGTTCCCCCGAGGACCGCCGCCGGATCCAGTACGTTTTCCAGTCGCCGTTCTCCTCGTTGAACCCGCGCCGGACGATTGCCGAGTCAGTGGGCGTCCCGTTGCAGATGTCCGGAATCAGCGACAAGCGCAAGCGCCGCGCACTGGTGCTCGAAGCCCTGGACCAGGTCAAGCTCGGCGAACGCTTCATGGAGCGCCGCCCCGGGGACCTCAGCGGCGGTGAACGCCAGCGTGCGGCGATTGCCCGCGCCCTGGTCAACGCCCCCTCGCTGCTGGTCTGCGACGAGATCACCAGCGCCCTGGATGTCTCGGTGCAGGCCTCGATACTGGATCTGTTGCGCACGCTGCAGACGGACCACAACATGTCGATGCTCATTGTCACCCACAACATTGCCCTGGCCCGGCACATTTCCCAGCGTCTGGCGGTCCTGCAAAAGGGCAAGATCGTGGACATCGGAACCACCGACGATGTCCTGGACAACCCGCAGCACCGCTACACCCAGGAACTGCTGGCCAACGTCCCGACATTCAAGTGAGGAACACCATGAATGAACCACGTGAAAAGCCCTTTGCCGGCCACAACGACGGATTGCCCCAGGCCGGGTTCGAGATGCTGTCTGGGGTCTTCGAGCGGCATCTGGCGGCCGCGGAAGGCGGCATGGCACTGTGCGTGTACCGCGAGGGCCTGCCCCTGGCCCGCTTCTACGGAGGCACCACCGTCAGGGAAGGCGACTCCCCCGCCGCAGGCACCGGATTCTCGCGCCCTTGGACGGATTCAACGATGGCTGTCTTGTTTTCCGGGACCAAGGGCCTGATGGCCACCATCGCCGCGATATTGATTGACCGCCGGCTGCTGGACCCGGACGCCACCGTGGCCACCTACTGGCCTGAATTCGCCGCGGCCGGGAAGCAGGACGCCACCGTCGCCCACATCCTGGGCCACACCGTGGGACTGGTCTACGTCGATCCGGATCCAGGGCCCGGAACCCGCTACGAGAACCGGAAAATCGCAGGGGTCCTGGCCGACCAGGCTCCGCTGTGGGCACCCGGGACCAAGGTCGCCTACCACGCGCTGACCTACGGCTACCTGGTGGCGGAGCTGTTCTTCCGCATCACCGGCAAGGGGCCCGGGCAACTGGTGCGCGAACTGCTGGCCGAGCCTCTGGGACTCGACCTGCACTTGGGGCTCCCCGAGGAGCTTGACCCGAGGGTCGCCACCATATTCCGCGACGGGAACTACGCGATCTCGACATTCCTGCAGGACCCGGAACGCCGCAAGATCGTGGACCGGATGTACGCCGGCTCGTTGACCGGAGCCGATGACCCGTTCAACTCCGTGGCCATGCGGCGTGCCGAAATGGCCGCCGGCGGGGCCATCGCCACCGCCGACGCCATGGCCTCGCTGTATTCCCACTTGGCGGCACCGGAGTCCCCCCTGGTTTCTGCCCACGCGCTGGCCACCTCTATCGCGACCTGGTCCGAGGGCGTGGATGCGGTCAACGACCGCCCGCTGCGCTTCGGGCTTGGCTTCGAGCTGGCCGATCCGCTGGGGACCTACGGTCCGGTCACCCCGGCCTTCGGCCATTCCGGAGCCGGAGGCGGGTTGCACGGGGCATGGACCGAGAAGAACATTGGCTTTTCGTTTTTGACCAACGAAATGCTTGCAGAGGATCAGGACCGCCGGGCCAAGGACCTGCTGGGGGCCCTGGCCCGCACGGTGTAAGTCCATCCGCTGCGCCCCGGAGCTCCGGGAAGGTTCCCGGGGCGCGGCTTCATGCCCGACCGGTGCCGCGGAGCTTCCGTGGATGCGCTTCCCCATTCCTATGCGACGGGTGCACCGGCCCGCAGGGAAGCCACCGCTTCCTCCGTTTCCTCCTGGATGAGGTCGGCGTTGACCATGGCACCGACCCGCAGCCCGTCGGCTGCGGCCATCATCACCTGTGCCATCGGATCCCGCGTGTTGCCCGCCGCCCACAGGCCCGGAATTTCGGTCTTGCCCGTTTCATCGGCGACCACGTAGGTGCCGATCCCCGAGGGATGCGCCGCGGCCGCCAGGCCCACGCCCGCAAGGGCCGCGGTCCCGGCAGCGAAGTGCGGCATGACCACCAGCGCGTCGGCAGCGAGCTCGCCACCGTCCCGGAAGACCAGGTGCGTCAGGTGGGTGTCGTTGCCGCGCACGCCGGTGACTTCGCGTTGCACCACCGCTATGCCTCGCGCATCCAGCTTTTCCCGCTCCGCCGGCTCGATTTCCCGATCCGGCGTCGTGAATACGGTGACGCGGTCACTCAGCTGCCGGAACATCAGGGCCTGGTGGACGGCAAACTGGCTGTCGAGCACGGCTATGTCCCGGTCCCTGACCTCCCAGCCGTGGCAATAGGGGCAGTGCAGCGCGTTCTTGCCCCAATAGGCTTCCAGCCCCGCTACCTCGGGCAGCGTGTCGCTGACGCCGGTGGCGAGGATGATGCGGCGGGCCACAAGCGCCTCCCCGCCATCCAATTCGATGGTGAAGCCCTGCCCGTCACGGTGGGTTGCAGTAGCCAGGGCGTTGCGGAAGTCCACACCGTATGCCTCAGCTTCCGCCCGGCCGAGGTCCAGCAGCTCGCGCGGCGGTGTGCCATCGCGCGTGAGGAAGTTATGCACACCTTCTGCCGGGGCGTTGCGTGGTTCCCCGGCATCAATGACGACGACGCGCCTGCGTGAGCGTCCCAGTGCCTGAGCGGCGGCAAGTCCCGCCGCTCCCCCGCCAATGATTGCCACGTCGTATATCGGTTGCATCGTGTCCATGCTCCATGCTCCTTGGTCCTGCCGCACGGCTGGTTCCGTGCGCACAACCAACGATGTACCCACAACTCCCCCAACTGCAAAGTATTTTGCTGTTATGGCAAAATGGGAGCATGGAACAAGACGTCGAGCGCACGCTGGCCCAGGTTGGTTCCCGGCTGCGCAGCCTGCGCACGGGCAACGGATACACCCTGCAGGAACTCTCCGCGCAAACCGGGATCTCGGTGAGCACCCTCTCGCGGCTGGAATCGGGCCAGCGACGGCCCACACTCGAGCAGCTGCTGCCGCTGGCGCGTGCCCACGGAGTGCCGCTGGACGACCTGGTTGGCGCTCCGGCCACCGGGGATCCGCGCATCCACATCAAGCCGATCACCCACCATGGCATGACCATCCTGCCCTTGAGCCGCGGGTCGGGCGGCGGGCTGCAGGCCTTCAAGCACCTGATCCCCGCCGGCCGACCGGCAGCCGACCCCGAGTTGCAGACCCATGAGGGCTACGAATGGCTCTATGTCCTCAAGGGCAGGCTTCGGCTGCGGCTGGGAGAGCACGACCTGGTCCTGCCCGCCGGCGAGGCCGCGGAATTCGACACGCACACCCCGCACTGGTTTGGACGGGCGGACAACAACGCGGTGGAGTTCCTCAGCCTCTTCGGGCCTCAGGGAGAACGCATGCACGTGCGTGCCCGGCCGGCGAAGAGGCCCTCCGCATCCACCTGAGCTTCCCAGACCGAAACCGCCAGCCCTTGCACGCCTCCCAACCCAATGCTTAGCTTGAAACAGCCTCGGGAAGAAGGAACCTCATGAAGCGGATTTCATTGGCAATCTCCGCATTCGGCATCGAAGCGGCTCTCACGGAAGCGCGCGGGCTGGGCCGCCGGGCGTTTGGCGACAAGTACGGGTTCCCTTCCGCCTCGCCAATGACCCTCATCTTGGATGACCGCCATCTCGACGTGCCGGCTCTCTTGGCTTCGGCCCACGCCCACAGCGAATCCGACCTGCATTTTTCCCATGGGGACTTCGTCGACAATCCCGAGGCCCCGGCCATCCTCGCCCGCTTTGAACAGAGTTCGTTTGATGCCACCAACCTGAAGGAACTCGTGGCACGCACCACCCCGTCCGGCAATTTTGCCGCAGACGGGGGAAGCACCCGCTATTGGTGGGTCAACCAGGGCCGCCACTTCCGTGAAACGGCCGCGGGCCATCACTTGTGGGCGGCAAATGAACGCGCGGACGGCCACCGCGGCCACAAGGACTGGCGCGCGTTGGAGGAGATGCTCCCCGGTGATGTGGTCTTCCATCATGCAAACGGCGCACTGCGCGAGCTCTCCCGGGTCGCCAAGGCTGCCGTTCCTGCGCCCAGGCCCACCGAACGGGGCCCGAACACGGGCCCGAACACGGGCCACGACGAGGGCCTTCTGGTAGTCGTCGCTGCCCTGGTGCGGGACATCGAGATCGATTTGCCTCTGCTGCAATCCTTCATCCAACCTGGCCAGGCTCCGTTCAACAGGGGAAGCAGGCCAGGCGGCGCATATGCCGCGGAAATGGAGCCGGAATTGGCAGCACCCCTGGCAACTATCCTGGCTTACGGGGACAGCGGGGAAAACATCTAGCCATCTCCGCCCCTTGATCCCGTGGTGAACGGATCATTCGGGCTCCGGCGGGGCACCATCGCTTCCACTGAGCACATCGACCGCACCCTTCCCGTCGAGTGGAAAACGGCAGGCGGTCAAATGCGGCACGGTGCCGACAGCCGTGGCAGCGGCGGTTGCAGCCGCCAGCTCCGCTGCCGGCAACGTAACCGATCCTCCCCCAGGCTGCAGCGGCGGGACCACCCGCGCGTAGATCTCCTGCGCCATGGGACACCTGGTGCGGAAGCCGCAGCCGCTGGGCGGATCCATGGCCGAGGGCAGCTCGCCGCGCACCCCCAGCTTGGCCTTGCTGCGTTGCACCACAGGATCCGGGGTGGGGATGGTGTCGATCAAACCGCGGGTGTAGTGGTGGTGCGGGTGGGAGTAGATCTCCGCGGCGGGGCCCAGCACCTCAACCACCCGGCCCAGGTACATCATGACGATGACGTCTGAAGGGTAGCGGACCACCGACAGGTCATGGCGTCATCTGGGCATATTTGCCATCAACTGGAATGAGTAGCGAATCCCGATCGCCGCCGGCGGTAATGACACAGAATGCAGGTCGGCTTTGATGAGGCAGTCAGCGTCCAGCTCGACGAGACTTTCCGTAGGTAGCGACTTCCGTTCAGATCTTCCCCAAACGCTTCCAGCTGCGGACCACCAAAAGCGTTGGCAGTCCGGACGCATGAAGGGCCGGCTCCATTCAGAGCCGGCCCTTCATGCGTTAATCCGACCCATTTTGAAGGCCTCGTAGCCCGTATCCTGGAAGCCGCGGCTAGGTGTGGCCTAACGACAGCACGTGCGTAAGAAGACAAGTGCGGACAGTCTAACGACAACTAGCTTGAAAACTCACAGCATGTGAGATTCCACGGTACCTGGCAATTTTCCAGCTACTTGTCACCCCGAATCGCGGGGTT encodes:
- a CDS encoding ABC transporter substrate-binding protein, which gives rise to MNSATSPFERTPGTGPAPSRRALLGGGVALGLGLLLTACGSSEASVLEAPAGEPLRGGSLRVGLAGGGAADSLDPHSPVSTTDIARVVNLYESLLYRDEDFALKPLLALSAVPDATARVWTVKLRPGVKFHDGRPVTATDVAATFARVTNPDDPKSGAAALSILDKVKVIDDLTVEFRLNTPSATFDDSLGQYALGIVPADFDVAHPVGTGPFKASSFDPGLRSVFVRNDGYWRDQQPYLDELVILNFSDDDAMLNALLSSQVDAIGQIPLALLEVIAADPRISILNSETGAWLPFTMRIDKAPFDDVRVRQAFRLVVDRQQMIEQVLSGNGALGNDLYAPFDPGYAGSLPQRTQDIGRAKELLAEAGYPDGLDIELVTAPIQAGAVEAAQVFAQQAKAAGIRVKIRRVDTTTFFGDDYLSWTFAQDFWYTRNFLPQVNNSSLPTSPFNETHWDDPEFLKLVEAAATEVDETKRNALITKAQEIEYERGGYIIWGHPNQADAYQKYVAGLIPNKTGLALSGFEFRRAWIGVTK
- a CDS encoding ABC transporter permease gives rise to the protein MIAKRLLVSLIILFIVSVLVFVATLLLPGDPAQAILGQQATPERLAALREQMNLNDPVFVRYFTWLGGLFTGNLGYSAATGGPVTALLADRIQSSLVLMGLAALISIPVGIIVGTFSALKRGRAFDNATTGVSLVLASLPEFVIGIGLVALFSTSVFKILPSVTMAPPGEAVWNYPVQLVLPTITLALVVTPYIVRMMRATMLEVLDSGFVEMARLKGVPERQVVLRHAVPHALAPVAQVIAIQLAWMAGGVVVIEFLFRYPGIGQALVDAVANRDVQVVQALSILIAAAYIVVNLLADLVGIFTNPKLRTEKAA
- a CDS encoding ABC transporter permease gives rise to the protein MSTVDNAVEQGVAVSRPPRLLARMMRQRQAKVGMVLTLAVLLVALAGPLLLPWLTGHTSTEFTGRPFTDTGMFGTDNLGRDVLSRFLDGGLRLIIYAALATALGMVVGVAVGMTAAYSRGRVDALIMRGNDVLLALPQLVFALLAITVLGPQGWVLVVVIGITHAPRIARVTRSATASVITEDYIRASEMYAAPKWKILLTEVLPNITGPLMVELGLRMTYSIGFVAALSFLGLGMQPPTADWGLMINESRIALVVQPWGVLLPVAAIAVLTVGTNLLTDSLARASANMNAGN
- a CDS encoding dipeptide ABC transporter ATP-binding protein, translated to MSTNTIEAEVTTSALCATDLRVETEAGVEILHGISFTLQPGRILALVGESGSGKTTAGLACMGHFRQGLAKGTGTVSLGDGETGNILDLPDHQLRRLRGKTISYVPQDPALSLNPSMRIGEQIAETLRVHQIGATDSERRLRVAEVLAEVGLSNDRAYQRRYPHQLSGGQQQRVGIAMAFACRPSVIVLDEPTTGLDVTTQAVVLQTIDELAERHQVAGLYITHDLAVVAQIADEVAVMLEGDIVEHGDTDQVLYSPRHRYTRRLLAAVPDLAGKRRVGQVEAITGEQPLVVPGPHGVPDTTGAISQVDDAKLLTGTGPRETPAAADPQPLMRVRDLSLSYGEHKVLDGIGFQLLEGESMMLLGESGSGKTTLSRCVAGLNDEYTGSIELFGEELATGTRARSPEDRRRIQYVFQSPFSSLNPRRTIAESVGVPLQMSGISDKRKRRALVLEALDQVKLGERFMERRPGDLSGGERQRAAIARALVNAPSLLVCDEITSALDVSVQASILDLLRTLQTDHNMSMLIVTHNIALARHISQRLAVLQKGKIVDIGTTDDVLDNPQHRYTQELLANVPTFK
- a CDS encoding serine hydrolase domain-containing protein — its product is MNEPREKPFAGHNDGLPQAGFEMLSGVFERHLAAAEGGMALCVYREGLPLARFYGGTTVREGDSPAAGTGFSRPWTDSTMAVLFSGTKGLMATIAAILIDRRLLDPDATVATYWPEFAAAGKQDATVAHILGHTVGLVYVDPDPGPGTRYENRKIAGVLADQAPLWAPGTKVAYHALTYGYLVAELFFRITGKGPGQLVRELLAEPLGLDLHLGLPEELDPRVATIFRDGNYAISTFLQDPERRKIVDRMYAGSLTGADDPFNSVAMRRAEMAAGGAIATADAMASLYSHLAAPESPLVSAHALATSIATWSEGVDAVNDRPLRFGLGFELADPLGTYGPVTPAFGHSGAGGGLHGAWTEKNIGFSFLTNEMLAEDQDRRAKDLLGALARTV
- a CDS encoding NAD(P)/FAD-dependent oxidoreductase produces the protein MDTMQPIYDVAIIGGGAAGLAAAQALGRSRRRVVVIDAGEPRNAPAEGVHNFLTRDGTPPRELLDLGRAEAEAYGVDFRNALATATHRDGQGFTIELDGGEALVARRIILATGVSDTLPEVAGLEAYWGKNALHCPYCHGWEVRDRDIAVLDSQFAVHQALMFRQLSDRVTVFTTPDREIEPAEREKLDARGIAVVQREVTGVRGNDTHLTHLVFRDGGELAADALVVMPHFAAGTAALAGVGLAAAAHPSGIGTYVVADETGKTEIPGLWAAGNTRDPMAQVMMAAADGLRVGAMVNADLIQEETEEAVASLRAGAPVA
- a CDS encoding helix-turn-helix domain-containing protein; the protein is MEQDVERTLAQVGSRLRSLRTGNGYTLQELSAQTGISVSTLSRLESGQRRPTLEQLLPLARAHGVPLDDLVGAPATGDPRIHIKPITHHGMTILPLSRGSGGGLQAFKHLIPAGRPAADPELQTHEGYEWLYVLKGRLRLRLGEHDLVLPAGEAAEFDTHTPHWFGRADNNAVEFLSLFGPQGERMHVRARPAKRPSAST
- a CDS encoding ABC transporter ATP-binding protein, with amino-acid sequence MVRYPSDVIVMMYLGRVVEVLGPAAEIYSHPHHHYTRGLIDTIPTPDPVVQRSKAKLGVRGELPSAMDPPSGCGFRTRCPMAQEIYARVVPPLQPGGGSVTLPAAELAAATAAATAVGTVPHLTACRFPLDGKGAVDVLSGSDGAPPEPE